The Solanum lycopersicum chromosome 9, SLM_r2.1 genome window below encodes:
- the LOC101265369 gene encoding anthocyanidin 3-O-glucosyltransferase 2-like, with product MKELIFIPLAGLGHIVSAIEFAKQILNKDENFSISFLIMELPLDYGVKNFIQSLTSQPRLKFIDITLDEKTSSQFLNNHETFLYDFIDGHKPRVREYVHNICKTSPCYGFVLDMFCTSMIDIANEFNVPSYIYFASNASFLGLCLHFETLRNEQHSDTSRYMNSNEALSIPCFKNLCPTKVLPKHLLDSRLASTLFFDGIRRFKETKGIIVNTFFELESFSLQALLDSKMVPKIYPVGPVVSFEKSGHFINNSLEIESTIKWLDDQQDSSVVFLCFGSMGSFEAEQVKEIATALEHSGHRFLWSLRKSPPKGKVDIPTSYSDYEEVLPKGFLERTKERGKIIGWAPQVTILSHPSIGGFVSHCGWNSILESVHFGVPIATWPLYAEQQMNAFLLVKELGLGEEIRLDYAVDFEGKNNQVDTVSAQEIESGLLKLMVKSEENEVRKKMKEKSRVAMEEGGSSYNSLGLLIKDVITNI from the exons atgaaagaattaattttcattCCTTTAGCAGGATTAGGGCACATTGTATCAGCTATTGAATTTGCAAAACAAATTctaaataaagatgaaaatttttcCATCTCTTTTCTCATCATGGAACTTCCTTTAGACTATGGTGTGAAAAATTTCATTCAATCACTCACTTCTCAACCTCGTTTAAAATTCATCGATATCACCCTAGACGAAAAAACATCATCTCAATTCCTCAATAACCATGAAACATTCCTCTATGATTTCATCGATGGTCACAAACCACGCGTACGTGAATATGTTCACAACATTTGTAAAACAAGTCCATGTTATGGTTTTGTTCTTGACATGTTTTGTACATCGATGATTGATATAGCTAACGAATTCAATGTCCCTAGTTACATTTACTTCGCGTCAAACGCTTCTTTTCTTGGCTTATGTCTTCATTTTGAGACTTTAAGAAATGAACAACATTCAGATACGTCCAGATACATGAACTCTAACGAGGCATTATCAATCCCATGTTTTAAAAATCTTTGTCCTACTAAAGTTTTGCCTAAGCATTTGTTAGATTCAAGacttgcttcaacattgtttttTGATGGAATTCGTCGATTTAAAGAGACTAAGGGGATTATTGTTAATACTTTTTTCGAGCTTGAATCGTTTTCTCTTCAGGCTCTTTTGGATTCTAAGATGGTTCCAAAAATTTATCCAGTTGGTCCAGTGGTTAGTTTTGAAAAAAGTGgtcattttataaataattcattGGAGATTGAAAGTACTATTAAGTGGTTAGATGATCAACAGGATTCCTCTGTAGTGTTTTTGTGTTTTGGTAGTATGGGAAGTTTTGAAGCAGAACAGGTCAAAGAAATAGCAACTGCACTGGAGCATTCCGGTCACAG gTTCTTGTGGTCTTTAAGAAAATCTCCACCAAAGGGAAAAGTAGATATACCAACAAGTTACAGCGACTATGAAGAAGTTTTGCCAAAAGGATTCTTGGAGAGAacaaaagaaagaggaaaaataatAGGATGGGCACCACAAGTAACAATTTTATCTCATCCATCAATAGGAGGATTTGTGTCCCATTGTGGATGGAATTCAATACTAGAAAGTGTACATTTTGGTGTACCAATTGCAACTTGGCCACTCTATGCTGAACAACAAATGAATGCATTTTTATTAGTGAAAGAATTAGGACTTGGTGAAGAGATAAGATTGGACTATGCTGTTGATTTTGAAGGGAAAAATAATCAAGTTGATACAGTAAGTGCTCAAGAAATTGAAAGTGGTTTATTAAAGTTGATggtaaaaagtgaagaaaatgaagtgaggaaaaaaatgaaggagaagAGTAGAGTAGCTATGGAGGAAGGTGGATCATCTTATAACTCACTTGGACTTCTAATTAAGGATGTaatcacaaatatttaa
- the LOC104649440 gene encoding auxin-induced protein PCNT115-like isoform X1 codes for METPASKIPRIKLGSQGLEVSRIGLGCRGMSPNHGPPKPEPEMIKLIQHSIDRGVTFLDTSDQYGPHINELLIGKAIKGMREKVQIASKFGISLKEGKMDICGEPEYVRACCEASLKRLDIDCIDLYYVHRIDIRVPIEITMGELKKFVEEGKIKYIGLSEACAATIRRAHAVHPITAVQMEWSLWTRDLEEEIVPTCRELGIGIVPYSPLGRGFFSAGPELIESLAEGDFRKNIPRFKPENFEHNKQIYEQVKEIASRKGCTTSQLALAWILHKGDDICPIPGTTKIDNLNENIEAISVKLTIDEMMQLESCAAEDMVKGERHAFMWATWINSETPPLSSWIDE; via the exons ATGGAAACGCCGGCGAGTAAAATTCCGAGGATCAAATTAGGCTCGCAAGGCCTAGAAGTTTCTAGAATCGGGCTGGGCTGTAGAGGCATGTCTCCCAATCATGGCCCGCCCAAGCCCGAGCCCGAAATGATCAAGCTCATTCAACACTCCATTGATCGCGGCGTCACCTTCCTCGATACGTCCGATCAGTATGGACCTCACATCAATGAACTTCTCATCGGCaag gcAATTAAAGGAATGAGAGAAAAAGTACAAATAGCTTCCAAATTTGGCATAAGtttgaaagaagggaaaatggACATTTGTGGTGAACCAGAGTATGTAAGAGCTTGTTGTGAAGCTAGCTTGAAGCGACTAGATATCGACTGCATCGATCTTTATTATGTTCATCGGATTGATATTCGAGTGCCTATTGAAATCACG ATGGGAGAACTGAAGAAATTTGTTGAAGAGGGTAAAATCAAATATATAGGTTTATCTGAGGCTTGCGCAGCAACAATCAGAAGGGCACACGCGGTGCATCCAATAACAGCTGTTCAGATGGAGTGGTCATtgtggaccagagatcttgagGAAGAAATAGTTCCAACTTGCAG AGAATTAGGAATTGGAATTGTTCCGTATAGTCCTCTCGGACGAGGATTCTTCTCAGCAGGTCCAGAGTTGATTGAGAGCTTGGCCGAGGGAGACTTCCGCAAG AATATACCAAGGTTCAAGCCTGAAAATTTTGAGCACAACAAGCAAATATACGAGCAAGTCAAGGAAATAGCATCAAGAAAGGGATGCACCACATCACAACTTGCATTGGCTTGGATTCTTCACAAAGGAGATGACATATGCCCCATACCCGGTACCACCAAGATTGACAATCTCAACGAAAATATCGAAGCCATATCTGTAAAGCTGACAATTGATGAAATGATGCAGTTAGAGTCCTGTGCTGCTGAAGATATGGTTAAAGGCGAAAGGCACGCATTCATGTGGGCAACTTGGATAAATTCGGAGACTCCACCATTGTCCTCCTGGATAGATGAATAA
- the LOC104649440 gene encoding auxin-induced protein PCNT115-like isoform X2: METPASKIPRIKLGSQGLEVSRIGLGCRGMSPNHGPPKPEPEMIKLIQHSIDRGVTFLDTSDQYGPHINELLIGKAIKGMREKVQIASKFGISLKEGKMDICGEPEYVRACCEASLKRLDIDCIDLYYVHRIDIRVPIEITMGELKKFVEEGKIKYIGLSEACAATIRRAHAVHPITAVQMEWSLWTRDLEEEIVPTCRELGIGIVPYSPLGRGFFSAGPELIESLAEGDFRKNIPRFKPENFEHNKQIYEQVKEIASRKGCTTSQLALAWILHKGDDICPIPVRVLCC, encoded by the exons ATGGAAACGCCGGCGAGTAAAATTCCGAGGATCAAATTAGGCTCGCAAGGCCTAGAAGTTTCTAGAATCGGGCTGGGCTGTAGAGGCATGTCTCCCAATCATGGCCCGCCCAAGCCCGAGCCCGAAATGATCAAGCTCATTCAACACTCCATTGATCGCGGCGTCACCTTCCTCGATACGTCCGATCAGTATGGACCTCACATCAATGAACTTCTCATCGGCaag gcAATTAAAGGAATGAGAGAAAAAGTACAAATAGCTTCCAAATTTGGCATAAGtttgaaagaagggaaaatggACATTTGTGGTGAACCAGAGTATGTAAGAGCTTGTTGTGAAGCTAGCTTGAAGCGACTAGATATCGACTGCATCGATCTTTATTATGTTCATCGGATTGATATTCGAGTGCCTATTGAAATCACG ATGGGAGAACTGAAGAAATTTGTTGAAGAGGGTAAAATCAAATATATAGGTTTATCTGAGGCTTGCGCAGCAACAATCAGAAGGGCACACGCGGTGCATCCAATAACAGCTGTTCAGATGGAGTGGTCATtgtggaccagagatcttgagGAAGAAATAGTTCCAACTTGCAG AGAATTAGGAATTGGAATTGTTCCGTATAGTCCTCTCGGACGAGGATTCTTCTCAGCAGGTCCAGAGTTGATTGAGAGCTTGGCCGAGGGAGACTTCCGCAAG AATATACCAAGGTTCAAGCCTGAAAATTTTGAGCACAACAAGCAAATATACGAGCAAGTCAAGGAAATAGCATCAAGAAAGGGATGCACCACATCACAACTTGCATTGGCTTGGATTCTTCACAAAGGAGATGACATATGCCCCATACCCG TTAGAGTCCTGTGCTGCTGA
- the LOC101264157 gene encoding putative late blight resistance protein homolog R1A-3, which translates to MAQNEIEEMLDRLRRIESRGNLSSVEIGKVEKFERMLRFLRTITSYHRFIFPDTLVKLTKKAKSIVKTLQGIFDGIPDECKTNLNLERLVSHLFEFFQGNTTSLSCNSESNDFDLSECMDWLVKNINDVLILVGQPMDDSSCRSRLEFLFIKQLKIIHKKMRFLRYLYATEINGYIDYEKLEGLETRIQVLADNVGQLCTVFIVLEDEDEDEDDNEIVDIVENKPPYLLGLIVLVEQEMKKIFLSELKASKFTQSKTFKDKKLPKGFSHHLNSLLVYLRNTKLKNFPDNVSAQNIGLSIELLLFFLDADLSNHVISRNWLNEILENVATIAGDVLYVIQKLLPRSISKDDDTSKINIYSMQVLEKTKDLKAQVETYYKSLIFTPSQFPTSGGLTFMDSLLRKLNEMSRSKYGLDLLMKPIYCNLEKEQSTLISNLEKELSSLSSIFRDVTKVHHEHKDLQRRTINLAYEAGVSIDSICAKYNVFWHCFCSLPTIVEEIKQINAEVTEMWSADIPLNPHYVAAPFKHLPTRHSNPITDEEIVGFGIDKEKIIQCLIRGTNDLDVVPIVGMGGQGKTTIARKVYNSDNIVSHFDVRAWCIVSQTYNRRKLLQEILSQVTGSKDKGYEDDILADELRKSLMGKRYLIVLDDMWDCMAWDDLRLSFPDFGNRSRIVVTTRLEKVGEQVKFHTDPYSLPFLTKEESCKLLQKKVFQKEDCPPELQDVSQVVAEKCKGLPLVIVLVAGIIKTRKLEESWWNEVKDSLFDYLDCHSEQYSRATMQLSFDNLADCLKPCLLYMGMFPEDASINVSALLSLWLAEDFVQNIKSAEDYLMNLISSNVVMVSKKEYNGKIKYCEVHDVVLHFCLEKSREENFMLVAKGNHSQFQSFVWKQSRVSFNLIEENSKFASKTRKCSHQPLRSLITNGASFYIMSLSSWIHNLRLLKVLVLSSYEVDYVNSATLKPLNYLKYLGVRATTFYFDRESHLPHLETLIVKNDRSVMLRGCFWEMEQLRHVEINDAEFDKQGLFEGSSKLENLRILKNIVGFPIDRADVLSRRCPNLQQLQIEFGSFAEPLWLTLENLTQLQILDLSFRLFHMLSGLQLPSNLKMLVLRDADLENLTSFFAGLPSLEYLQLTNMYFPQSEWCLGDITFHKLKLLKLVQLDISRWDVSEESFPLLETIVIRWCHNLEEIPISFADVPTLKQIKLVHCKNKSLEDSAVRIKKDVEENEGNDRIDLIIKK; encoded by the exons ATGGCTCAAAATGAAATTGAGGAAATGTTAGATCGCTTGCGAAGGATCGAGAGTAGAGGTAATCTGAGTAGCGTCGAGATTGGGAAAGTTGAGAAATTTGAAAGAATGCTAAGATTTCTTAGAACCATTACAAGTTATCATCGTTTTATTTTCCCTGATACATTAGTCAAACTCACAAAGAAGGCCAAATCGATTGTGAAAACACTTCAAGGAATATTTGATGGGATTCCAGATGAATGTAAAACTAACCTTAATCTGGAAAGGCTCGTATCACATTTGTTCGAATTCTTTCAAGGTAATACGACCAGTTTAAGTTGCAATTCTGAGTCGAATGATTTTGATCTCTCAGAATGTATGGATTGGCTCGTAAAGAATATAAATGATGTACTGATTCTCGTGGGACAGCCTATGGATGACTCATCTTGTCGGTCTAGGTTAGAGTTTCTATTTATAAAGCAACTAAAAATTATTCACAAGAAAATGAGATTTTTGAGATACTTATATGCCACAGAAATAAATGGTTACATTGACTATGAGAAGTTGGAAGGTCTGGAGACCCGAATTCAGGTCTTGGCTGATAATGTAGGACAATTATGTACTGTATTTATTGTACTcgaggatgaggatgaggatgaggatgacaATGAAATAGTTGATATAGTTGAGAATAAACCTCCTTATCTATTAGGGTTGATTGTGTTAGTGGAGCAGGAAATGAAGAAGATTTTTCTTAGTGAATTAAAGGCTTCAAAGTTCACCCAATCAAAAACATTCAAGGACAAGAAATTACCAAAAGGATTTTCACATCATCTCAACAGTCTGTTGGTGTATCTCAGAAACACAAAGCTCAAGAACTTTCCTGATAATGTGTCTGCTCAAAATATTGGTCTGTCAATAGAGCTTCTGTTGTTTTTTCTTGATGCTGATCTTTCAAATCATGTTATTAGTCGAAACTGGTTGAATGAGATCTTGGAAAACGTGGCAACCATAGCGGGTGATGTTCTATACGTAATTCAAAAGCTTCTTCCTAGATCAATAAGCAAAGACGATGACACTAGCAAGATAAACATTTACTCGATGCAGGTATTGGAGAAAACTAAAGATCTGAAGGCACAAGTAGAGACGTACTACAAATCCTTAATATTTACTCCATCTCAGTTCCCTACCTCTGGTGGTTTGACCTTTATGGATTCTCTTTTAAGGAAATTAAATGAGATGTCAAGATCTAAATATGGTTTAGATTTGCTGATGAAACCTATTTACTGTAATTTGGAGAAAGAGCAATCAACTCTTATATCCAATTTAGAGAAGGAGTTGTCATCTTTATCATCCATTTTCAGAGATGTCACAAAGGTGCACCATGAACATAAAGATCTTCAAAGACGTACCATCAATTTGGCATATGAAGCTGGGGTTTCCATTGACTCTATTTGTGCtaaatataatgttttttgGCATTGTTTTTGCTCACTTCCAACAATCGTAGAAGAGATCAAGCAAATTAATGCAGAGGTAACCGAGATGTGGTCAGCGGACATTCCTCTTAATCCTCACTATGTGGCTGCACCATTTAAACACCTGCCAACTCGTCATAGCAATCCCATTACTGATGAGGAGATAGTGGGTTTTGGGAttgacaaagaaaaaataattcagTGTCTGATTAGAGGTACAAATGATCTAGACGTTGTCCCAATTGTAGGCATGGGGGGACAAGGGAAAACCACAATTGCTAGAAAGGTGTACAATAGTGACAACATTGTTTCTCATTTTGATGTTCGAGCATGGTGCATCGTTTCCCAAACATATAACCGGAGAAAGCTATTACAAGAGATTTTGAGTCAAGTTACCGGTTCCAAGGACAAGGGATATGAGGATGATATCCTTGCTGATGAGTTGAGGAAAAGCTTAATGGGAAAGAGATATCTCATTGTCTTGGATGATATGTGGGATTGTATGGCATGGGATGACTTAAGGCTTTCCTTTCCAGATTTTGGAAATAGAAGCAGAATAGTAGTAACAACTCGACTTGAGAAAGTGGGCGAACAAGTCAAGTTCCATACTGATCCTTATTCTCTTCCATTCCTCACAAAAGAAGAGAGTTGCAAATTGTTGCAGAAAAAAGTTTTTCAAAAGGAAGATTGTCCGCCTGAACTACAAGATGTAAGTCAAGTAGTTGCAGAAAAATGCAAGGGACTGCCTCTAGTGATTGTCTTGGTAGCTGGAATAATCAAAACAAGGAAACTGGAAGAATCTTGGTGGAATGAGGTGAAAGATTCTTTATTTGACTATCTTGATTGTCATTCAGAGCAATATAGTCGGGCTACTATGCAGTTGAGTTTTGATAACTTAGCTGATTGTTTAAAACCTTGTCTTCTTTATATGGGGATGTTTCCGGAGGATGCAAGCATTAACGTGTCTGCATTGTTAAGTTTATGGTTAGCGGAAGACTTCGTTCAGAACATTAAATCTGCTGAAGATTACTTGATGAATCTCATTAGCAGTAACGTGGTAATGGTTTCAAAGAAAGAATATAATGGCAAGATCAAATACTGTGAGGTTCATGATGTAGTGCTTCACTTTTGCTTGGAGAAGAGTAGAGAAGAAAATTTTATGTTGGTTGCGAAGGGAAATCATAGTCAATTTCAATCTTTTGTTTGGAAGCAAAGTCGAGTGAGCTTCAATTTGATTGAAGAGAATTCCAAGTTTGCATCCAAAACAAGGAAGTGTTCCCATCAACCGTTGAGGTCACTGATAACGAACGGAGCATCTTTTTATATAATGTCCTTAAGTTCTTGGATTCATAATTTGCGACTTCTTAAGGTCTTGGTTTTGAGTTCCTATGAAGTTGACTATGTGAATTCAGCTACACTGAAACCACTTAATTACCTGAAGTACCTCGGAGTAAGGGCAACTACGTTCTATTTTGATCGAGAATCACATCTGCCCCATCTTGAAACTTTAATTGTGAAGAATGATAGATCAGTTATGTTACGAGGGTGTTTTTGGGAAATGGAACAATTAAGGCATGTTGAGATCAATGATGCTGAATTTGATAAGCAGGGGCTCTTTGAAGGATCCTCTAAATTGGAAAATTTGAGGATATTAAAGAACATTGTTGGATTTCCAATTGATAGGGCGGATGTGTTATCAAGGAGGTGTcctaatcttcaacaacttcaaATCGAATTTGGATCTTTTGCAGAACCTCTTTGGCTCACATTGGAGAATCTTACCCAGCTTCAAATACTTGACCTTTCCTTTAGGTTGTTCCACATGCTATCTGGGTTACAATTGCCTTCAAATTTAAAGATGTTGGTACTAAGAGACGCTGATCTAGAAAACCTAACTTCCTTCTTTGCTGGACTACCAAGCCTGGAGTATCTTCAATTAACAAATATGTATTTTCCTCAATCAGAATGGTGCCTTGGAGATATCACGTTTCATAAACTCAAGTTGTTGAAACTGGTGCAGTTAGATATCTCAAGGTGGGATGTCTCGGAGGAATCCTTTCCCCTGCTTGAAACAATCGTTATAAGATGGTGCCATAACCTCGAGGAAATCCCCATTAGCTTTGCAGATGTTCCAACACTGAAACAGATTAAGTTGGTTCACTGCAAGAACAAATCTCTGGAGGATTCAGCTGTGAGGATTAAGAAAGATGTTGAAGAGAATGAAGGAAACGACCGTATTGACCTCATTATCAAA AAATAG